CCGCGCGGCGGCGGACGGCGGGCGCGTGGACGAGGCGCTGCGGCTCGAGCAGCGGCTGAGCGAGTCGACCGACCCGAGCGTGGACGAGGGCGCGGCCGGCATGGCGCGGCTGTGGACCACGGTGCGGCTCGCGCGGCTGGAGCTCGACGCGGAGAGCGACGAGATGCGGCGGGCCATCCGCCGACGCGAGCGAGAGTCGGGGGCGCTCCGGGATCCGCCCGCGGTCTTCGCCGCGCTCACCTGGCGTCACCCGGACGACCACCCTGAGATGCTCGTGCGCTACCCCAGCACCGACGAGGACGTCGGCTGGGAGGCGGTGGATCTCGGCGGCGAGGAGTTCGGCCTCTACGCGTCGCGCGTGCGCGAGCGGGAGGACGGCGAGTATCTCTTCGAGATCCGGCGCGACGATCGGGACGAGATCCGCGACATCGAGGCGGAGCTGCTGGTCATCACCGGGCTCGGGACCGACGACGAGCAGGTCTCGCGCGTACCCGTGACGCTCTCGCGCGAGACCGAGAAGCGGCGCTTCCGCCTGGAGGGCGCGGCGGTCACCGAGGTCCCGGCGACCTGAGCCGCTCTGCGGGTTTCTGGACCTCCTGGCGCCGAGGGATACAACCGAGCGTGGAGGATGTATGCCGAAGCGTGACGGAGACGAGCTGCCGAAGGGCATCATGGGCGAGCGCCGGCGCGCGCCGCGGGTGCCGGTCGATCTCGACTGCCAGTGCGTGACGGACGAGGACTTCTTCCTCCTCGGGGATCGCGTGGTCGACCTGACGCCGCAGGGCCTCCTGCTGCGCGCGAACGGCGTCGCGGCGAAGCTCGGCGAGACCGTGGTCGTCTCCTTCAAGCCGCCGCGCAGCCACGTGTGGATCGACACCGAGGCGAAGGTGGTGCGGCTCGTGACGGGCTCGCGGCCGGGCGCGCCGGGCATCGGCCTCGCGCTGTCGGATCTCTCCCCGTTCGAGAGGGGGCTGCTCGAGGCGGCGCTCGAGCGCCAGAAGGAGCCCGCCCGTCCCCGCACGCGCCCGAGCTTTCAGCGGGCGCGCTGGGTGCGCGAGGACGCGGTCAAGGCGTCCTCCATCATCCGGCTCACGGCTGGATCGCGGGCGGCGGCTTCGACCGACGCCGCGCCGTGCGTCCGGCCCGTCGTGGTCGTGAAGTAGCACCGACCGGGACCGTCAGGACGGGCCGGCCGGCCGAGCGGCAGACCCGCTCCGCGACGCTCCCGAGCAGGAGCCGGCTCAGGCCGCTCCTCCCGTGGGTCGACACGACGATCAGGTCGGCGTCGATCTCCTCGGCGAAGTCGACGATGCCGTCCGCCGCGCTGGCGCCGATCTGCCCGCGGCCGCGCACGATCGCCGTGCGCACGCGCGTCCCGACCAGAATGCGATCCACCATCGCGTCGAGCGCCTCGTGGGCCGCCTCCTCGAGCACGCGGTGCTCTCGGATGGGCTGCTCCAGCTCGAAGTGCGCCAGCTCCGGGACCCCGAGCACGTGCAGCAGGGTCAGCTCGGCGCCGTAATTCCGCGCCCACTCACCCGCGAGCCGCACCGCCTCTTCGGACGAGCTGGAGAAGTCGGTCCCCACGACGATGCGTTCCATCGAGATGCCCCCTCGAGGTTCAGGTACGCCCGGCACTTGCCCCGCGCCACGTGGGTGAATCACGATCGCGGGATGCGTTCGTTCGTTCTTGCTTGGCTCGTGCTCCTCCTGACCGCCTGTGGCGATGGCTCCGACGGTGACGCGGGCGTGGACGCCTCCGCCGCCATGGACGGCGCGCCGCCTCCCATGGACGCGCCGATGTCGGGCGACGCCTCTCGCCCGGACGCGTTCGTGCCGCCGACCGACGCTGGCGCGTGCCCCGCTCAGGACGTCGCCGAGGGGGAGCCGTGTGGCCCCACCGAAAGGCCCGCGCTGCGATGGCGCTGGGACGGGACCGAGTGCGCGGAGATCGCGTGGTGCCGCTGCGAGGGCGCCGACTGCGGAGACCTCTACGGGGACCTCGAGAGCTGCGAGCGCGCCCACGTGGCGTGTCTGGGTCTCGCCTGCGGCAGCGACGCCGACTGCGCGAGCGGGGAGCGCTGGTGCGAAGACGGCGTCTGCGTCGCGTGCGACAACGACGGCCTGCTCTGCGACATCGCGTGCGCCGACGGCTGGTCCACGTACATGCGCAACGGCTGCTCGCCCTGTGAGTGCGCACCGTCGAACGAGTGTGAGCAGGACTCGGACTGCCCGGTCGCGAGCGATGGCCGCACCCAGAAGTGCTACGCGGGGGCCTTCTGCTGGTGCGATCCGGCGCAGCCCGGCTGCTGCCGGGGCAACCTCTGCGCCGCCGACGGCTGCGTCGCCGCGCCGCCCACCGGGTGTCGCACCCGCGGCTGCGCCCGCGGCGAGACCTGCGTCGACGACGGCTGCGAGCCGAGCGCGTGCGGCTGCGACGAGAGCGGCCTCTGGATGTGCACCGCCGACTGCGCCGGCGGCATCTGCGAGTGACCCTCCCCGGCCGCTGACCCAGGACCCCAGGGACGGTGTTTACTTGTTGACTTGATACACCCCTACTTGCGCATCTCCAGGTAGAGGTACGCAAAGTTTCCGACCACAAGTAAACAAGTAAACACCGTCCCCGCCTCTCCCCGCCTCCCAGGAGAGGGGTCCTCAGACGCGGGTGCCGACGGCGTCGAGGAGGCGGGCGGCGTCGGGGCGGGCGAGGAGGCGGGCGGCCTGGACGTTCTCGGCGACCTGAGCGGGGCGCTTGGCGCCGACGAGGGCCGCGGTGACGCCAGGGCGGGAGGCGACCCAGGCGACGGCGAGGGCGGCGCAGGGGACGCCGACCTGGCTCGCCATGGCGCGGAGCCTCGTGATCGAGGGCGCGATCTGACCGAAGCGCGCCGCCCAGAAGCGCGGGTCGCGCCGCCGCATGTCGGTCTCCGGGAAGCTCGGCAGCGCGCGGTACTTGCCACTCAACAGGCCGCGCGCGAGGGGCTCGTAGGCGAGCACGCCGACGCCGCGGCGGGCGGCGGTGGGGATCAGCGCGGCGAGGCCCTCGCGACGGACCAGCGACAGCGGGGTCTGGAGGCTGGCCAGCTCCGCGCCGTGCGCCTCGACCACGTCCGGGCCGTAGTTGCAGAGGCCGAACCAGCGGATCTTGCCCACCTCCCGCAGCCGCGAGAGCGCCCCGAGGGTGTCCGCGAGCGGCGTGCCCCGCTCACACGGCCAGTGGACCTGGACGAGCGGGAGCGTCTCGAGTCCGAGGCGACGCAGGCTCCGCTCCACGTCCTGCTCGACATGGGCGGGGCTGAGATCGCTCACGGGGTGCGCGCCGTCGACCCGAACGCCGACCTTGGTCGCGACCACGACGTCGTGGATCCGGGGGCCGAGGGCCTCGCGGAGCAGGGTGTCGGCGCGCCCCTTCCCGTAGAGCGGCGCGGTGTCGAAGAGGGTCACGCCCGCGTCCAGCGCCGTTCGTACGGCGGCTCTGCCCTCCGCTGGATCGCAGTCGTCGCCCCAGTGCTCGCCGCCCAGCGCCCACGCGCCGAAGCCGACCGCCGAGACCCTCAGATCCGTGCCCGGGAGATGACGTCGTTCCACTTCACCGACATCTTGCGGAAAAATGGCCCGGGCGGGTACGCTGCGGCCTCTCCGCGCCGTAGGCAGGACTGGCTCCAACGTGATCGACAAGCTTCTCAAGAGTCGCACTTTCTGGCCCGGGGTCGTCGTCGCCGTCATCGGCCTCGGCGCGGTGGTGCTGGCCGACAAGTTCGGAAACCCCTACCTCCCGAGCGTCCTCAGCTGGCTCATCGCCCTCGCGGGCGGCCTGCTGGTGGCGAGCGGCATGGAGGGGGGCGGGCCGGAAGGCCTCGACGCCGCCGTCCGTGACGTGCTGGACGGTCGCAGCCCGGCGCGTCCTCCCGGCCTCGGCGCGGACCAGATCCGCGTCTGGGATCAGCTCGGGGACGCCGCGCTGAAGATCCAGCGCGCGCGAGAGCAGGAGACCGAGCTCCGGAGCACGGTCGAGCGCCTCGACGAGGAGGCCGGCCGGCTGCGCGCCGAGCTCGAGGAGGAGCGCCGCGGGAGCGCCGACACGAGCGAGGCCGAGGCGCTGCGCTCGCAGCTCGACATGATCGAGAACGCGAAGGGCACCGTCGACGCGAACCTCGACGAGGCGAAGCGCGAGCTCGAGAAGATGCGCTCGCGCTACCAGGCCAGCCAGACCCACGTGCGCGACGCCGAGGGCACCGTGGCCGAGCACGTCGACAAGCTCTCCGCGGGCTTTGGCGAGCAGATGGCCGCGGTCGAGCAGACCATCGGCTCGATGCAGGAGATCAGCGCGGCGCTCCATCAGATCGCGCAGCACGTCGAGGCCCTGGCCACGAACGCCGAGGAGAGCTCCAGCTCCATCCTCGAGATGACCGCGACCAACGACGAGGTCGCCGAGAACATGGCGAACCTCGCCAACAGCGTGCGCGAGACGGTCAGCTCCATCGAGGAGATGACCTACTCCATCAAGGAGGTGGCTCGGAACGTCGACGCCCTCTCGCTCACGGCCGAGGAGACCAGCTCGTCCATGAACCAGATGGACGTCTCCATCGACCAGGTGCAGTCGAACGCGAACGAGACCGCGCGCCTCTCCGAGGAGGTGGCCTCCGACGCCGAGAAGGGCGCCGAGGCGATCCTCAAGACGATCGACGAGATCAACCGCATCAAGGAGACGAGCTCCGAGGCGGTGCAGGTCATCGGCAACCTCGGCAGCCGGATCGAGGCGATCGGCGACATCCTCAACGTCATCGACGACGTGGCCGAGCAGACCAACCTGCTCGCGCTCAACGCGGCCATCATCGCCGCCCAGGCGGGTGAGCACGGCAAGGGCTTCGCGGTCGTCGCGGACGAGATCAAGGACCTCGCCGAGCGAGCCGGCGCCTCCACCAAGGAGATCGCCGAGCTCATCAAGACCATCCAGGCGGAGTCCAAGAAGGGCATCGCCGCCGTGCAGCTCGGCGCGGCCACCGTCGACCGCGGGGTCGAGGTCAGCGCCGAGGCGGAGCGCGCGCTCAAGAAGATCCTCTCGAGCTCGCAGAAGTCGACGAGCATGGTCCGCGCGATCGCGCGCGCCACGGTCGAGCAGGCCAAGGGCTCCAAGCAGGTCACCGACGCCATCGGCCGCATCGCCGAGACGGTCCAGCAGATCGCCGCCGCGACGGCCGAGCAGGCGCGCGGCTCCGAGCTGATCATGAAGAGCGCCGAGAAGATGCGCCTCATCACCCAGCACGTGGAGCGCTCGAGCCAGGAGCAGGCGCGCGGCGGCCGTCAGATCAGCCAGGCCATCGAGAACATCAGCGGCATGGTCAACGAGCTCCACCAGAGCCAGCGCGCCCAGGCCCGCAGCTCCGAGCAGACCCTCAACGCCGTCAAGCGCATCCACGAGCTCACGCGCAATTACGAGGGGCACCTCCGCGAGCTCTCGAACGCGGCCGAGCGCCTCCGCGTGGCCTCCGCGGAGTAGGCGCCGTTGGGCCTGTGAAGCGCCCGGCGAAGTGCTACAACCCCGCGACCGCATGTTCGGAATCGGCGGCACCGAGCTCGTAGTCATCGCGATCGTCCTGCTGGTCGCCGTCGGACCGACGCGTCTTCCGGGGCTCCTAAAAGCGGTCGTTAAGGGCTACCGGGAGTTCCGGCGCGCCACCCGCGAGCTGCGCGCGAGCACGGGCATCGACGAGATCCTCCAGGACGAGGAGCTCAAGGACCTGCGGAAGCCGCTCTACGTGCCGCCGGCCAAGACCAAGGCCATCCCGGCCAAGAAGCCCGGCATCCAGAAGCGCGCCATCCGGTACGCCGACAGGGTCCGCGAGGTGCCGCCCGAGGGCGTCGACCTCGCGGTGATCCGGGAGGACGCCAGGCGCGCCGAGGAGGCGCGGATCCGCGCCGAGAAGATCGCCGCCGCCGAGGCCCACGACGGCACCTCCGAAGAAGAGGCCCCCGAAGAGGCGCCGAAGAAGGCGGCGGGCGAGGACTGATGGCCGAGGCCGACGAAGCAGCGTCCGAAGAGAGGTCGCCCGGCGACCCGTCCCCTGAGGACGACGTCGAGATGACGTTCTTCGAGCACCTCACCGAGCTGCGCACGCGCCTCATCCGCGCGCTCGTCGGCATCCTGCCCTTCTTCGGCGTCGCCTGGTTCTTCCGCGAGCAGATCCTCGAGTGGCTCGCCATCCCCTGGAACCGCGCCGCGGTCACCGAGACGATCGACACCGACGTCCTCTGGAACTGGCTGACCCACCCCTACCCCCAGAGCGCGGAGGAGCTCCAGCCGGTCGAGCTCCACTACACCGGCCCGATGGACCCCTTCATCGTCTACCTGGTGATGAGCGCGATCGTGGGGCTCATCATCGCCAGCCCATGGGTCTTCTGGCAGATCTACGGCTTCGTCGCGCCCGGCCTCTATCGCCGCGAGAAGCGCCTCGTCTTCCCGTTCATCGGCATCTCGACCGTCTTCTTCCTGGCCGGCTGCTACTTCGGCTACGCCCTGGTGCTGCCCCTCGCCTATCAAACCTTCTTGCAGTTCGGCGGCGAGGTCGGCTCCGGCGCGATCGTCCTGACCGAGATCGTCACCGTCGACTCCTACCTCTCGCTGACCGCCCGCCTGCTCGTCGCCTTCGGCGTCACCTTCCAGGTCCCCGTCGTCATCGCGTTCCTCAGCTTCGCCGGCCTCGTCAACTGGAAGCAGCTGGTGAAGTTCGGCCGCTGGTGGCTGGTGATCTCCGTCGTCGTCGCGGCGCTCCTGACCCCGCCCGACCCCGGCTCCCAGCTCATGATGGCGATCCCGCTGAACGTCCTCTACTGGGTCAGCGTCGTCTTCGCGTTCCTCTTCGGCCCCAAGGTCGTCAAACCCGGCGACAAGACCGAAGAGGGCTTCGAGCGCTAGCCCCAAATCCAGCGCCTGGTTCCACAATGTGCCTGTATTTGGGGCTAGCAGCGCGCGGCGAAAATGACTGCGCGCGCCTCGCCGGCGGGACGCCGCGCCCAGCGCGCCAGTCGCTCCTCCGAAATGCTGAAGCATTTCGTCGTCGGCCCGCCGCGCTGGACGCGACGTCGCGCTCGCCGAT
The genomic region above belongs to Sandaracinaceae bacterium and contains:
- the tatC gene encoding twin-arginine translocase subunit TatC, with amino-acid sequence MAEADEAASEERSPGDPSPEDDVEMTFFEHLTELRTRLIRALVGILPFFGVAWFFREQILEWLAIPWNRAAVTETIDTDVLWNWLTHPYPQSAEELQPVELHYTGPMDPFIVYLVMSAIVGLIIASPWVFWQIYGFVAPGLYRREKRLVFPFIGISTVFFLAGCYFGYALVLPLAYQTFLQFGGEVGSGAIVLTEIVTVDSYLSLTARLLVAFGVTFQVPVVIAFLSFAGLVNWKQLVKFGRWWLVISVVVAALLTPPDPGSQLMMAIPLNVLYWVSVVFAFLFGPKVVKPGDKTEEGFER
- a CDS encoding methyl-accepting chemotaxis protein, producing the protein MIDKLLKSRTFWPGVVVAVIGLGAVVLADKFGNPYLPSVLSWLIALAGGLLVASGMEGGGPEGLDAAVRDVLDGRSPARPPGLGADQIRVWDQLGDAALKIQRAREQETELRSTVERLDEEAGRLRAELEEERRGSADTSEAEALRSQLDMIENAKGTVDANLDEAKRELEKMRSRYQASQTHVRDAEGTVAEHVDKLSAGFGEQMAAVEQTIGSMQEISAALHQIAQHVEALATNAEESSSSILEMTATNDEVAENMANLANSVRETVSSIEEMTYSIKEVARNVDALSLTAEETSSSMNQMDVSIDQVQSNANETARLSEEVASDAEKGAEAILKTIDEINRIKETSSEAVQVIGNLGSRIEAIGDILNVIDDVAEQTNLLALNAAIIAAQAGEHGKGFAVVADEIKDLAERAGASTKEIAELIKTIQAESKKGIAAVQLGAATVDRGVEVSAEAERALKKILSSSQKSTSMVRAIARATVEQAKGSKQVTDAIGRIAETVQQIAAATAEQARGSELIMKSAEKMRLITQHVERSSQEQARGGRQISQAIENISGMVNELHQSQRAQARSSEQTLNAVKRIHELTRNYEGHLRELSNAAERLRVASAE
- a CDS encoding PilZ domain-containing protein; the encoded protein is MPKRDGDELPKGIMGERRRAPRVPVDLDCQCVTDEDFFLLGDRVVDLTPQGLLLRANGVAAKLGETVVVSFKPPRSHVWIDTEAKVVRLVTGSRPGAPGIGLALSDLSPFERGLLEAALERQKEPARPRTRPSFQRARWVREDAVKASSIIRLTAGSRAAASTDAAPCVRPVVVVK
- a CDS encoding aldo/keto reductase; translation: MERRHLPGTDLRVSAVGFGAWALGGEHWGDDCDPAEGRAAVRTALDAGVTLFDTAPLYGKGRADTLLREALGPRIHDVVVATKVGVRVDGAHPVSDLSPAHVEQDVERSLRRLGLETLPLVQVHWPCERGTPLADTLGALSRLREVGKIRWFGLCNYGPDVVEAHGAELASLQTPLSLVRREGLAALIPTAARRGVGVLAYEPLARGLLSGKYRALPSFPETDMRRRDPRFWAARFGQIAPSITRLRAMASQVGVPCAALAVAWVASRPGVTAALVGAKRPAQVAENVQAARLLARPDAARLLDAVGTRV
- a CDS encoding universal stress protein encodes the protein MERIVVGTDFSSSSEEAVRLAGEWARNYGAELTLLHVLGVPELAHFELEQPIREHRVLEEAAHEALDAMVDRILVGTRVRTAIVRGRGQIGASAADGIVDFAEEIDADLIVVSTHGRSGLSRLLLGSVAERVCRSAGRPVLTVPVGATSRPRRAGRTARRRSKPPPAIQP
- a CDS encoding twin-arginine translocase TatA/TatE family subunit: MFGIGGTELVVIAIVLLVAVGPTRLPGLLKAVVKGYREFRRATRELRASTGIDEILQDEELKDLRKPLYVPPAKTKAIPAKKPGIQKRAIRYADRVREVPPEGVDLAVIREDARRAEEARIRAEKIAAAEAHDGTSEEEAPEEAPKKAAGED